The proteins below come from a single Argentina anserina chromosome 1, drPotAnse1.1, whole genome shotgun sequence genomic window:
- the LOC126803317 gene encoding exopolygalacturonase-like, with protein MGFQLLLSTLALLVFLSSTNARTSRELLTTGDFDVTCAKYGAKPDSDISEALANAWSDACASTSTSRVIVPNGTYKLKEASFKGPCKAPIELQIQGILQAPRDGNQLSKPDTWIEFAYLNNFTLSGGGTFDGQGEKAWKANTCHKNLKCSSMAINMRFYSVSNSLVKDVVSLNSKNFHVNIIGCEQLTFQHFTVSAPGDSANTDGIHIGRSMGVNITDSNIATGDDCISIGDGTKQLTVTNVTCGPGHGISIGSLGKYQKEDPVSGIHISNCTLSNTTNGVRIKTWPNSPSASTASDIHFENIIMDNVGNPILIDQEYCPWNLCNKQAPSKIKISNVSFKNIRGTSSTPLAVKIACAKGLPCEKVEMSDIDLQYNGNEGSITSQCSNVKPTITGVADTLACATKP; from the exons ATGGGTTTTCAACTTCTCTTGAGTACGTTGGCATTACTTGTGTTTTTATCTTCGACAAATGCAAGAACATCTAGAGAGCTTTTAACTACCGGCGACTTCGACGTGACCTGTGCGAAATATGGTGCCAAGCCAGATTCTGATATTTCTGAg GCTTTAGCAAATGCGTGGAGTGATGCTTGtgcatcaacatcaacaaGTAGAGTTATTGTTCCAAATGGGACATACAAACTTAAAGAAGCAAGTTTCAAAGGTCCCTGCAAGGCTCCTATTGAGCTTCAAATCCAAGGCATATTACAGGCGCCACGAGATGGGAATCAACTATCGAAACCTGATACTTGGATTGAATTTGCATACCTCAACAACTTCACACTATCCGGTGGTGGAACCTTTGATGGCCAAGGAGAAAAAGCTTGGAAAGCCAATACTTGCCACAAGAACCTTAAGTGTTCATCTATGGCCATT AATATGAGGTTCTACTCTGTGAGTAACTCATTAGTCAAGGATGTAGTTTCACTTAATAGCAAGAACTTCCATGTCAACATAATAGGGTGCGAGCAGCTTACGTTCCAACATTTCACAGTCTCTGCACCTGGAGATAGCGCCAACACAGATGGAATACATATCGGCCGCTCGATGGGGGTTAACATTACTGATTCGAACATCGCAACCGGAGACGATTGCATTTCAATTGGTGATGGTACCAAGCAACTAACAGTAACTAATGTGACTTGCGGACCAGGCCATGGAATAAGCATAGGAAGTCTTGGAAAGTACCAGAAAGAAGATCCTGTTAGTGGAATCCATATTAGCAATTGTACCCTCAGCAATACGACTAATGGTGTTAGAATCAAGACATGGCCTAATTCTCCTTCAGCTAGCACGGCATCAGATATTCACTTTGAGAATATCATCATGGATAATGTTGGCAACCCAATCCTCATAGATCAAGAATACTGCCCATGGAATCTGTGCAATAAACAG GCTCCTTCTAAAATCAAGATCAGCAATGTGAGCTTCAAAAACATTAGAGGGACGTCTTCCACTCCACTGGCCGTGAAGATTGCATGCGCTAAGGGCTTACCCTGTGAAAAAGTGGAGATGAGTGACATTGATCTCCAGTACAATGGAAATGAAGGATCGATTACATCTCAGTGCTCTAATGTGAAGCCTACAATCACTGGAGTGGCAGATACTCTTGCTTGTGCTACCAAGCCTTGA
- the LOC126785882 gene encoding uncharacterized protein LOC126785882, whose amino-acid sequence METTRPDPDIDDDFSELYKEYTGPPGFNARNRNTQDTAKPNKRSLAGSDEEEEARDPNAVPTDFTSREAKVWEAKSKATERNWKKRKEEELICKICGESGHFTQGCPSTLGANRKAQDFFERVPAREKHIRALFTEKVINKIEKDNGCNIKMDEKFIIVSGKDRLILRKGVDAVHKIREEGEQRGSSQVTRSRSPERSPVGSRLHRSESQRSNSGPRNGSNFQPRFHRQEKFVEDRIRQDIQKFSRGSPQAYGNDGARGHPSDSISPARAPYMGNSYNSYDGHNQSMGTYRNDGWESDKKGSDVQSGRQFDYPTVPQTLEELELEYKREAMELGRIRDKEEDEENYKHREATREMRENYMKKLATLRGMHAKQFENFLQLDAQRRQQQAHQQMPTSGFGGYKSHNYAEYDSPTANPHYSGASLATDSRSRYPHTVDKYPSRPHDNFGEFQRQRHQDYGRGYNRY is encoded by the exons GGAACACACAAGATACAGCAAAGCCGAATAAGAGGTCGCTTGCTGGGTCtgatgaggaagaggaagCTAGGGACCCGAATGCTGTCCCGACTGATTTTACAAGCCGGGAAGCTAAGGTCTGGGAGGCGAAGTCGAAAGCTACCGAGAGGAATTGGAAGAAGAGAAAGGAGGAGGAACTGATTTGCAAAATTTGCGGAGAATCAGGGCACTTTACTCAG GGTTGTCCATCTACTCTTGGAGCAAATCGCAAGGCTCAAGATTTCTTTGAAAGGGTACCTGCTAGAGAAAAGCATATAAGAGCGCTTTTCACAGAGAAAGTGATAAACAAGATTGAAAAGGATAATGGCTGCAATATTAAGATGGATGAGAAATTTATCATTGTCAGTGGCAAAGATAGGTTGATATTAAGGAAAGGGGTGGATGCAGTACACAAAATTAGAGAGGAAGGTGAACAAAGGGGTAGTTCTCAAGTGACTAGATCAAGGTCACCTGAGCGAAGCCCTGTTGGTTCACGGTTACACCGCTCTGAATCCCAGAGGTCTAATTCTGGTCCTCGGAATGGATCAAACTTTCAACCAAGGTTTCATAGGCAGGAGAAGTTTGTTGAAGACCGTATTCGTCAGGATATACAAAAGTTTTCCAGGGGTTCTCCACAAG CTTATGGTAATGATGGAGCTCGAGGTCATCCAAGTGATTCAATTTCTCCAGCACGGGCCCCTTACATGGGCAACTCATATAATTCATATGATGGTCATAATCAGAGCATGGGTACTTATAGAAATGACGGGTGGGAATCTGATAAAAAGGGATCTGATGTGCAATCTGGTCGTCAGTTTGATTACCCAACCGTCCCACAGACATTAGAAGAATTAGAATTGGAGTACAAAAGAGAGGCGATGGAGCTTGGAAGAATTCGTGACAaagaagaggatgaagaaAATTACAAACATCGTGAG GCCACTAGGGAAATGCGAGAGAACTACATGAAGAAACTGGCTACCTTGAGAGGCATGCATGCAaaacaatttgaaaattttcttcaGCTTGATGCCCAGAGGCGCCAACAACAGGCTCATCAGCAAATGCCCACTTCAGGTTTTGGTGGTTACAAATCACACAATTATGCTGAATATGACAGCCCGACAGCTAATCCTCATTATTCCGGGGCTAGTTTAGCAACGGATTCGAGGAGCAGGTACCCGCACACCGTGGACAAATATCCTTCAAGACCACATGACAATTTTGGTGAGTTCCAGCGTCAGAGACATCAAGATTATGGGAGAGGTTACAATCGATATTGA